Below is a genomic region from Sorghum bicolor cultivar BTx623 chromosome 9, Sorghum_bicolor_NCBIv3, whole genome shotgun sequence.
TTCTTGCTCCGCCTGGGCGCGTCGTGCGCCGGCGCGGCGGCGAGAAAGAGGAACTTCTCCCTGCCGTCGCTGTGGCTGCGGCCCACCGCGAGGTCGCTGATGCGGAGCCATCGCGCCATGGACCCCGTGGACCCGCTCTTCCTGGGCGGCGTCGGCGGGGAGGGCGACGCGGACGAGCCCGGACGCCACACGCAGTAGCTCTCCGGCGCCACGCCTTCCAGGCCGTCGTCGTCCGTGGCGGCccctgacgacgacgacgacgacgacgtggagCTAGTGGAGGAGTTGCGCTCCCGGGTTTCCTCCAGGAACAACTTTCCCAGCTGGCCCCTCACCCGCGGCGGGGCAGCCGCCGGAGCAGCCGGACGCGTCGTGCAGCCGCCGTGGCTGCTGGCGCCGCGGCCGAACACCGGGTAGAAAGTCCTGATCCGGCCGTCGGCGAAGAGCTCGTCGGCCGGGGCGGCCGTGCCCGCGGGGGAGTCCCTGCTGACGAACGGGAACTCGAACTCGAGCTCCCCCTCGTCGTCGGACGACTCCTCGCCTGAGGACGACGACGAAAGCAGCTGGATGGCGGGAGCTAGAGCATCGCCGTCATCGCAGGGCTTGCCGGTCGTCGGCGCCGGCTGAGCGACGGTGGGTGCTTGTGCCTCTCTTGGTCGTTGGGGAATTCTCTCCTCCATGGCCGCGACGCGACGCAACTCGTGAGCTTTTGTGACAGACGGCGTGACGCTTTTGTGTGGCGCGGCCGCGGCGAGGGTGGTAGGAGGGCTGAGGCCCGAGGAGACGTGCGGTGCGGGGGATAAGAAGAGGCCGGTGTTTATATacaaaggcggaggaggaggcgcgggtGGGGGTGGGGCCCGAGGCGTTTGAACGGCGGGGATGCCATGGCTCGTCTCGCCacaaggtggtggtggtggagggggTGGGCCCAGCCAGGGAGGCGTTCCAGAAGGTCAGTACCAGACTCTGGCAGTCTTTGTTTTGTCCTTGACAATGACGACGACGGCTGTGACGCGTGCAGACGGAACGAAGGAATGAGCGAATGACCCAACGAGCGGATGCGCTGCCCTATGGAGGATGTTAtccgtttatatttagtgcatGTCGCTGAGATTTGTGTTTAATTTCACGTCGTATTGCCAATGCCATGTCATCTAGCCTGGCCCCCCGAGTGCGAGTAGTTTTCACTGTGGTCGCTTTGCGGACAAACTCAAAGAAGCTGCATGCACTCCGGTCGGTCGTCGCCGGCCCTGCTAGTGACCGGAGACCGCGAGTCGACGGTGGCGTCATTGAGTGAGTGTCCACTACAGCACTACCAGCACTACCGGCGTGGGCGCTAGACGGGTTAACGAACAACGACTCTCATCGCGTCGCATGATCACTCCCTTGGACTCCAAGCCTCGTCTCCGGGCCCTAGCTCCCTTTTCTGTTGGAAAATGCACAGAATAAAGTGCGTTACATAGCAGCATACTGTGCACTGTACGCTACGGCCGACAGGGACACGCGTAGCTAACTACCCTGTAGGAATAGGATTGTAGTAGCAGACTGCTGTTCCACAAGGACCTCGTGCCGTCGCCGTCGATCTTTTTTTCCCGGTGCCGTGTCGCGCCTTCATTGACACCCCACCCAGAGCCTATGGCCATCCCGCGCTCGCGCGTCGCGCCGCGCCGCGGATGCGTTCCCACGCCAACAGCGATCCCCTACCCTGTGCGGGCACCGGGCTGTGGGCTGTGGCGGTGCCCGCGCTCCCGCGTTCCCACGTCGAGCGGCACCGACCGCGGCGGGCGGCGGAGATGCACGGAAGCAGATGATTCGGACGGACCTGACGCAGCCAGCAGCGGAGGAGCGTGAGCGGAGGGACGACGGCACGACGCGTACGCCCGGGCCGGGCCCTTTCTGCCTTTTATTGTCAGTCCTTGGTGACCAACCGGAGCTTGGTCCTGTACGCTTGTTGTGGTGTGCAgtgctgtgtgtgtgtgtctctctctctctctcccacgcTCTCCACATGGCTCATTAACTGCGTCCACACCACTGTTTCGTGCCTGGTCGGACGTTAGGCGTGCACCTACACGGTGCGCCGCCGTACGTGCCATGGTCACCAGTGGGGCGACGGGGCCGGTGCGCGTCGGCGGCATGTGGCCCGTGCGGATGGGCCAGGTTCAGCCCAAGTACGGAAGTACGAGTTCCTGTCTTGGGTAACCTGGGCAGCTGGGCTGACAAGTTCAGCCTCAGTGGGCCGATCGAGTGTTGGGTCTCGACAAGTCTGCGCTAGGCTACCAAGTTGGGATTAAATTGCACGTGGCAAAACAGAATATGATGCGGACATCAGCCGTGGCGGGCCttctttagttttcaaaaaaattgcaaaattttacaaaattattcagattcaccgtcacattgaatttttagacgtatgcatagagtactaaatatagatgaaaataaaaactaattgcacagtttggttagaattgacgagacgaattttttgagtctagttagtttataattaaataatatttgttaaatacaaatgaaaatactaaTATTCTTATTTTGTAAaactttttggaagtaaacaaggtcgCGGTCTCGATCACTCCCTTCCTCACCTCCACGGCTCCGCTGCACCCCCGCACCCCAAACCTAGAACCGGCCGCCGTGTCCGCGCGAGGGGTGCGCCCGGTGATGCTGCACGACAAGGAGAACAACAACCCGGCGGACGCGCAGCCCGGGAAGCTccagcgcgccgccgccgggaccgGGAGGGAGCCGCTCGCGGACGCATCGCCACCACCGGCGGGGGAGCCCATGGAGTTCGCGATCAGGGTGGACGACGCCGTCCTCAACGAGAAGATCGATGAAGGGGAAGAAGAACAAGATGGACTACACGGTCTGTGGCTCCATCCCTCTATCCCGTACCCTCATGTGTGTTGTGAACTGGTTATTACTGGTTACCGTATCAGCAGCGTTTCTGGACTACGGAAACTAAACTACAGACAAAAAAATGGACCAGTCACTTGccattcaatatttcctttcaaCAATAATTGAGCATCAGTTAATTGGATAACAAACCTAGTTTGTAGGAAGAAAATAAAGATGTTTAATTTTTTAATTTAAACATCAAAATGATAAGCTTCTACCCATGGTACTGACGATGATTCCACTGAAAGTAGTTCCTAGGACCATTACAATGCTCCACTCAAAGTAGCTCCTGGCAGTAAGTCctttccttgtccacgctttttTATTCAATTTGTTTATGGAGAATCATCCTGATGTCTTGATTATATGGTGTTGTCCTTGTACTCTTGGCAAAATGAAGTTGAAAATCTTAGAATGAAACTTCAACATGTAGATACTAGATCTGCTCAAGTAGATCATCTGCTGGCTGTTAATGGAACATACAAAGAAAAAAGAGT
It encodes:
- the LOC8064719 gene encoding uncharacterized protein LOC8064719 — translated: MEERIPQRPREAQAPTVAQPAPTTGKPCDDGDALAPAIQLLSSSSSGEESSDDEGELEFEFPFVSRDSPAGTAAPADELFADGRIRTFYPVFGRGASSHGGCTTRPAAPAAAPPRVRGQLGKLFLEETRERNSSTSSTSSSSSSSGAATDDDGLEGVAPESYCVWRPGSSASPSPPTPPRKSGSTGSMARWLRISDLAVGRSHSDGREKFLFLAAAPAHDAPRRSKKPAPVPARPAGARKPAPSAAVAAADADTAAAHRIAHLARGGLGVPVPPGGTPRRTFLPYREELVGFFANVNGISRSHHHPF